In Hamadaea flava, a genomic segment contains:
- the soxR gene encoding redox-sensitive transcriptional activator SoxR produces the protein MPRARTTFHELTVGQVADRSGVAVSALHFYERKGLISSTRTASNQRRYSRDTLRRVAFIRASQNVGISLTAIREALDELPSERTPTREDWVRLSSGWRAVLDERIAQLQALRDDLTGCIGCGCLSLRACHLTNPRDVLGGEGPGPRLMRRAGGTQPTYPATR, from the coding sequence ATGCCGAGGGCCCGCACCACGTTCCACGAGCTGACCGTCGGCCAGGTCGCCGACCGCAGCGGGGTGGCCGTCTCCGCGTTGCACTTCTACGAGCGCAAGGGCCTCATCAGCAGCACCCGGACGGCGAGCAACCAGCGGCGGTACAGCCGGGACACGCTCCGCCGGGTCGCCTTCATCCGGGCCTCGCAGAACGTCGGGATCTCGCTCACGGCGATCCGGGAAGCCCTCGACGAACTGCCCAGCGAACGGACGCCGACCCGGGAGGACTGGGTGCGCCTGTCGAGCGGGTGGCGGGCCGTCCTCGACGAGCGCATCGCCCAGCTCCAGGCACTGCGGGACGACCTCACCGGCTGCATCGGCTGCGGCTGCCTGTCGTTGCGGGCGTGCCACCTGACGAATCCCCGGGACGTGCTGGGCGGCGAGGGCCCAGGGCCGCGGCTGATGCGTCGAGCGGGTGGTACGCAGCCGACCTATCCGGCCACCCGATAG
- a CDS encoding condensation domain-containing protein, protein MIPLTYAQELLDLLERHDPGRTTGDRFVVEQSFRVTGTVEQETLRAALGDVVFRHEALRSVREPGGSRVEPPRPVTVDGYADPFPAGELPALRARLCDDRLDLAAHHSAADPWSLAVIARDLATAYHARLRGDRLSPKVMQYAEIAADDRSPQWQQRIAEVLPNWRARLAGLDAAERPECGPVAGRYAEVPFRLGDDLWQAVVGSARRARSTPFTVLLSAYAATLYPAGRTPEALLPVITPGRIPSEWDTVGFLLNVLTMRVSIPAADDPPELLRRVDVACRQAYADDIPLVPVLGEVPALLTALTGTRAAPAFRFVARPSMTPPPVQPQWTAAPVGPETSPSVVLGCPLLFTVHPGGTGIVTYDTGAYSADRIGDLVSAYLSRVPLFAGAR, encoded by the coding sequence ATGATCCCCCTCACCTACGCCCAGGAGCTGCTCGACCTGCTCGAACGGCACGATCCGGGCCGCACCACCGGCGATCGGTTCGTCGTCGAACAGTCCTTCCGAGTGACCGGGACGGTCGAGCAGGAGACGCTGCGGGCGGCACTCGGCGACGTGGTGTTCCGGCACGAGGCGCTGCGCAGCGTCCGGGAGCCCGGCGGCAGCCGGGTCGAGCCACCGAGACCGGTCACCGTGGACGGTTACGCCGATCCCTTCCCGGCCGGCGAACTGCCCGCGCTGCGGGCTCGGCTGTGCGACGACCGGCTCGATCTGGCCGCGCACCACAGCGCGGCCGATCCGTGGTCGCTCGCCGTGATCGCGCGCGATCTGGCCACCGCCTATCACGCGCGGCTGCGGGGCGACCGGCTCTCCCCCAAGGTCATGCAGTACGCCGAGATCGCCGCCGACGACCGCTCGCCGCAATGGCAGCAACGCATCGCAGAGGTGCTGCCGAACTGGCGCGCACGGCTGGCCGGGCTCGACGCGGCGGAGCGGCCCGAGTGCGGTCCGGTCGCCGGCCGGTACGCCGAAGTCCCGTTCCGGCTCGGCGACGATCTCTGGCAGGCCGTGGTGGGCAGCGCCCGGCGCGCGCGGAGCACACCGTTCACGGTGCTGCTGTCGGCGTACGCGGCGACGCTGTATCCGGCGGGACGGACGCCGGAGGCGCTGCTGCCGGTCATCACGCCGGGCCGGATCCCGTCGGAGTGGGACACCGTCGGCTTCCTGCTCAACGTGCTCACGATGCGGGTGTCGATCCCGGCCGCCGACGATCCGCCGGAGCTGCTGCGGCGCGTCGACGTGGCGTGCCGTCAGGCGTACGCCGACGACATCCCGCTCGTGCCGGTGTTGGGCGAGGTTCCGGCGCTGCTGACCGCGCTCACCGGTACGCGAGCCGCCCCGGCCTTCCGGTTCGTCGCCCGGCCGTCGATGACCCCGCCGCCCGTCCAGCCACAATGGACAGCTGCGCCGGTCGGGCCGGAGACGTCCCCGTCGGTGGTCCTCGGCTGCCCGCTGCTGTTCACCGTCCATCCGGGCGGCACCGGGATCGTCACGTACGACACCGGGGCGTACTCGGCGGACCGGATCGGCGACCTGGTCTCGGCGTACCTGTCGCGGGTGCCGTTGTTCGCCGGAGCCCGCTGA
- a CDS encoding SDR family NAD(P)-dependent oxidoreductase: MGTLAVFGVGPGLGMSIAHRFGREGHRVALVSRTANRHAGYLESLAEAGIEADAFTADVRDRAQLIAAVDAITNRFGAPDIVYYGPAGLDRPTPLTQAGSDSVRDAMGWVYAAVDLVGAVLPGMVERGDGGLLFAGGLSSVVPMPALGSLALSSAALRNYAVTLHAALADQGVYASTLTIGGLIERGDIHTFMSAQATGGLPILDPDELAEAAWELYTKRDKAEAVFNALS, encoded by the coding sequence GTGGGAACACTGGCGGTCTTCGGCGTCGGACCCGGGCTCGGCATGTCCATCGCGCACCGCTTCGGACGGGAGGGCCACCGGGTCGCGCTCGTCTCGCGTACGGCGAACCGGCACGCCGGATATCTCGAGTCGCTCGCCGAGGCGGGCATCGAGGCGGACGCCTTCACCGCCGACGTACGCGACCGGGCGCAGCTGATCGCCGCCGTCGACGCCATCACCAACCGATTCGGCGCACCGGACATCGTGTACTACGGCCCGGCCGGGCTCGACCGGCCGACGCCTCTCACCCAGGCCGGCAGCGATTCCGTGCGGGACGCGATGGGCTGGGTCTACGCGGCCGTCGACCTCGTCGGCGCGGTGCTGCCGGGCATGGTCGAGCGCGGCGACGGCGGTCTGCTGTTCGCGGGCGGACTCAGCTCCGTAGTGCCGATGCCGGCCCTGGGCAGCCTGGCCCTCTCCTCGGCGGCGCTGCGCAACTACGCGGTGACCCTGCACGCCGCGCTCGCCGACCAAGGCGTGTACGCCAGCACGCTGACCATCGGCGGCCTGATCGAACGCGGCGACATCCACACGTTCATGAGCGCCCAGGCGACCGGCGGCCTGCCGATCCTCGACCCCGACGAGCTCGCCGAGGCGGCCTGGGAGCTGTACACCAAGCGCGACAAGGCCGAGGCGGTCTTCAACGCGCTCAGCTGA
- a CDS encoding TetR/AcrR family transcriptional regulator gives MTTGTKPLRADAARNRDRLLAAAEQVFAERGLDAPLEEIARRAGVSIGTLYNHFRTRDDLFDAIFPARMAVLDAAAAKAVADPDAWAGFAAFTETLFALHAEDRGLNDALAQRVPLSPGVVEACHRCFRHIEDLVARAKQSGQLRDDFEVADYAALIWAMSQIIRESAGVAPQAWRRSLAFFLDGLRSGAAHPLPVPALTAKQLAAIMAAPPD, from the coding sequence GTGACCACGGGAACGAAGCCGCTCCGGGCGGACGCCGCGCGCAACCGCGACCGGCTCCTCGCCGCCGCGGAACAGGTGTTCGCCGAACGCGGCCTGGACGCGCCGCTGGAGGAGATCGCCCGCCGCGCGGGGGTGAGCATCGGCACGCTCTACAACCACTTCCGCACCCGCGACGACCTGTTCGACGCGATCTTCCCGGCGCGGATGGCCGTGCTGGACGCGGCGGCGGCGAAGGCGGTCGCCGATCCGGACGCCTGGGCGGGATTCGCCGCGTTCACCGAGACGCTGTTCGCGCTGCACGCCGAGGACCGGGGGCTCAACGACGCGCTGGCGCAACGCGTACCGCTGTCACCGGGGGTCGTCGAGGCCTGCCACCGCTGCTTCCGGCACATCGAGGACCTGGTGGCGCGCGCGAAGCAGAGCGGGCAGCTCCGCGACGACTTCGAGGTGGCCGACTACGCCGCCCTGATCTGGGCGATGTCGCAGATCATCCGGGAGAGCGCCGGGGTCGCGCCGCAGGCGTGGCGACGGAGTCTGGCCTTCTTCCTGGACGGGCTGCGATCCGGCGCCGCGCATCCGCTGCCCGTCCCGGCGCTCACCGCGAAGCAGCTCGCGGCCATCATGGCCGCGCCACCCGACTGA
- a CDS encoding phosphopantetheine-binding protein encodes MNRQALELSTDYTAPRDAVEQQLAELWSARLEVEPIGVHDDFFELGGDSLLAAELQLAIDRMFGVEVPTWTLFLSPTVAELAATIVAELASA; translated from the coding sequence ATGAACCGCCAGGCGCTGGAGCTGAGCACCGACTACACCGCGCCGCGGGACGCGGTCGAACAGCAGCTGGCCGAGTTGTGGTCGGCTCGCCTGGAGGTCGAGCCGATCGGCGTCCACGACGACTTCTTCGAGCTGGGCGGGGACTCCCTGCTCGCCGCCGAGCTGCAACTGGCGATCGACCGGATGTTCGGCGTCGAGGTGCCCACGTGGACGTTGTTCCTGAGTCCCACCGTGGCCGAACTCGCCGCCACCATCGTCGCCGAGCTGGCGTCGGCGTGA
- a CDS encoding condensation domain-containing protein, translating into MTAEAPLSYAQQLLAAFAVHDGGSVFGGGFVNWCAHELTGPVEPELLQEALDELVVRHGGLRTVVVRDEGFPFQRVVAPAPVPLRVHDAAVSIPDERVRATARITAEALARPLPPGQVPLIAADLVRFGPDESALILLIHRTVADGWTMQVAIRDVVTAYERRRRGSADAVEPPPQYADHALTESSPEREKRIQEALPYWREQLSGVRRVGIPADRPRPDAAADTGREKALHTFELPDAVVAGLRARARTLRTTEFTLLLTAYAVALAGHAGQPRIALPVLSAGRGAGDWDGIGFYLNGHVLRLTLSGAMTAAEAAAHVHQVNAEALQHDVPLIRVLEELPELAEAAFDARDIVPAPMQLCRPIPRADDPGAAVHYRRLTLPPDVVRETPVMPVDFLWVMEPYDSFVVRVTYDPAMFEAASVDRIARRFRATADRLVTSPNTPLASLLAATPEEVGG; encoded by the coding sequence ATGACCGCCGAAGCACCGTTGTCCTATGCCCAGCAACTGCTCGCCGCGTTCGCCGTGCACGACGGCGGCAGCGTCTTCGGCGGCGGATTCGTCAACTGGTGCGCCCACGAGCTGACCGGCCCGGTCGAGCCGGAGCTGCTCCAGGAGGCGCTGGACGAACTGGTCGTGCGGCACGGCGGGCTGCGTACGGTGGTGGTCCGGGACGAGGGTTTCCCGTTCCAGCGTGTCGTCGCGCCCGCGCCGGTTCCGTTACGCGTCCACGACGCCGCTGTGTCCATACCGGACGAACGGGTCCGCGCGACCGCCCGGATCACGGCCGAGGCCCTGGCCCGGCCGTTGCCACCCGGCCAGGTTCCGTTGATCGCCGCCGACCTCGTCCGGTTCGGCCCGGACGAGTCGGCCCTGATCCTGCTGATCCACCGCACCGTCGCCGACGGCTGGACGATGCAGGTCGCCATCCGCGACGTCGTCACCGCGTACGAACGTCGTCGCCGGGGTTCGGCCGACGCCGTCGAACCACCGCCCCAGTACGCCGATCACGCGCTGACCGAATCCTCCCCGGAACGGGAGAAGCGGATTCAGGAAGCGCTGCCCTACTGGCGGGAGCAGCTGTCCGGCGTACGCCGGGTGGGCATCCCTGCCGACCGGCCCCGCCCGGACGCTGCCGCAGACACCGGTCGAGAGAAGGCGCTGCACACCTTCGAACTGCCCGACGCGGTCGTCGCCGGGCTGCGCGCCCGGGCCCGGACGCTACGGACCACCGAGTTCACCCTGCTGCTGACCGCGTACGCCGTCGCCCTGGCCGGGCACGCGGGCCAGCCGCGGATCGCCCTGCCGGTGCTGTCGGCCGGACGCGGTGCCGGGGACTGGGACGGCATCGGCTTCTACCTCAACGGCCACGTGCTCCGGCTGACCCTGTCCGGTGCGATGACGGCGGCGGAGGCGGCGGCGCACGTGCACCAGGTCAACGCCGAGGCGCTTCAGCATGACGTGCCGCTCATCCGGGTCCTGGAGGAACTGCCGGAGCTGGCCGAGGCGGCGTTCGACGCCCGGGACATCGTGCCCGCGCCGATGCAGTTGTGCCGGCCGATCCCGCGCGCCGACGATCCCGGTGCGGCCGTCCACTATCGACGGCTGACGCTGCCGCCCGACGTCGTCCGCGAGACGCCGGTCATGCCGGTGGACTTCCTCTGGGTGATGGAGCCGTACGACTCCTTCGTCGTCCGGGTGACCTACGACCCCGCGATGTTCGAGGCGGCGTCGGTGGACCGGATCGCCCGCCGGTTCCGTGCGACCGCCGACAGGCTCGTGACCTCGCCGAACACGCCGCTGGCAAGTCTGCTGGCGGCCACACCCGAGGAGGTAGGCGGATGA
- a CDS encoding dioxygenase family protein: protein MSDEESRTEEPRPTGVSRKTLLRAAMIAPAVPLLAGVPALARTPSGQPLAATPESCDDDDLTPPQIEGPYFKPGSPLRTSIADGPGTALTLTGYVVGLACQPIAGALLDFWQADNGGNYDNVGNRFRGHQLTDTQGKFTLTSIVPGLYPGRTRHIHVKVQAPGRPILTTQLYFPNEPRNSTDTLYDPALLMNVQIVGSGRQATFDFVLNIQGTPPSPSPTPTKTTSPTPPTGGTWAPYVAYALGAQVTYGGLSYACQIAHTSLPGWEPPNTPALWRRV, encoded by the coding sequence ATGAGCGACGAAGAAAGCCGCACCGAGGAGCCCCGGCCCACCGGAGTGTCCCGGAAGACCCTGCTGCGCGCGGCGATGATCGCGCCCGCCGTCCCGCTGCTGGCCGGCGTGCCCGCCCTCGCGCGTACGCCGTCCGGGCAGCCGCTGGCGGCCACGCCCGAGTCGTGTGACGACGACGATCTCACCCCGCCGCAGATCGAAGGCCCCTACTTCAAGCCGGGATCGCCGCTGCGGACCTCGATCGCCGACGGTCCGGGCACCGCGCTGACCCTGACCGGCTACGTCGTCGGGCTGGCCTGCCAGCCCATCGCCGGGGCGCTGCTGGACTTCTGGCAGGCCGACAACGGCGGCAACTACGACAACGTGGGCAACCGGTTCCGGGGTCACCAGCTCACCGACACGCAGGGCAAGTTCACCCTGACCAGCATCGTGCCGGGGCTGTACCCGGGGCGTACCCGGCACATCCACGTGAAGGTGCAGGCGCCGGGCCGCCCGATCCTGACCACCCAGCTCTACTTCCCGAACGAGCCCCGCAACTCGACCGACACCCTGTACGACCCGGCGCTGCTGATGAACGTGCAGATCGTCGGATCGGGCCGGCAGGCCACGTTCGACTTCGTCCTGAACATCCAGGGCACGCCACCGTCGCCGTCGCCCACTCCCACGAAGACCACCAGTCCCACTCCGCCGACCGGCGGCACCTGGGCGCCCTATGTGGCGTACGCCCTCGGCGCGCAGGTCACCTACGGCGGGCTGAGCTACGCCTGCCAGATCGCGCACACCTCGCTGCCGGGCTGGGAGCCGCCGAACACGCCCGCCTTGTGGCGACGCGTGTAG
- a CDS encoding SDR family oxidoreductase, whose product MTILLTGGSGAVGAAVLGKVAAGGPKERVVALVHRGDVAAATVAGDITAPRLGLAADVYARLAGQITTVVHCAGATEFTAADEVIRALNVDGTRHVLEFAADAGARVVFASTAFVVRRESAAPLTQSYLETKLAAEDLVRSAGLPASIARIGVVMGDARTGRMSRFQGLHSTVDAVLRNLLPVLPFARDAVIDALPRDIVADELLRLCATDDATGDGVAGAAHDAGVGEHWITAGRDALTIGRMVELIAERAPHLGRTVHPPRFVRPALVDRVVRPAYIDPLPAAQRRKFANLMALASLFDDVPAFPSTLTDPPTTQQLEDAFVATVDYLAASKGLVAA is encoded by the coding sequence ATGACGATTCTGCTGACCGGGGGCAGCGGGGCTGTGGGCGCGGCCGTGCTGGGGAAGGTGGCGGCCGGAGGGCCGAAGGAGCGAGTCGTCGCGCTGGTGCACCGCGGTGATGTCGCCGCCGCGACTGTCGCAGGCGACATCACCGCACCCCGGCTGGGCTTGGCCGCCGACGTGTACGCCCGGCTCGCCGGACAGATCACCACTGTCGTCCACTGTGCTGGGGCGACCGAGTTCACCGCCGCGGACGAGGTGATCCGGGCGCTGAACGTGGACGGCACCCGGCATGTGCTGGAGTTCGCGGCCGACGCCGGGGCGCGGGTCGTCTTCGCCTCGACCGCGTTCGTGGTCCGGCGGGAGAGCGCCGCGCCGCTGACGCAGTCCTATCTGGAGACCAAGCTGGCGGCCGAGGATCTGGTCCGCTCGGCGGGGCTGCCCGCCTCGATCGCCCGGATCGGCGTCGTCATGGGCGACGCCCGGACCGGGCGGATGAGCCGCTTCCAGGGTCTGCACTCCACCGTGGACGCCGTCCTGCGCAACCTGTTGCCGGTGCTCCCGTTCGCCCGGGACGCCGTGATCGACGCGCTCCCCCGCGACATCGTGGCCGACGAACTCCTCCGGCTCTGCGCCACCGACGACGCGACCGGTGACGGCGTAGCGGGCGCGGCTCACGATGCCGGGGTCGGCGAGCATTGGATCACCGCTGGACGGGACGCGCTCACCATCGGGCGCATGGTGGAGCTGATCGCCGAGCGGGCGCCCCACCTGGGGCGGACCGTCCATCCGCCGCGCTTTGTACGCCCGGCACTCGTCGACCGGGTGGTACGCCCGGCGTACATCGATCCGCTGCCCGCGGCCCAACGCCGCAAGTTCGCCAATCTCATGGCTCTGGCCTCGCTGTTCGACGACGTGCCCGCGTTTCCGAGCACGCTGACGGACCCACCCACCACTCAGCAGCTCGAGGACGCGTTCGTCGCCACCGTCGACTACCTGGCCGCGAGCAAGGGCCTCGTCGCCGCCTGA
- a CDS encoding cytochrome P450 has product MTGLVDLADPGLYATGEAHTVFHALRDSDPVHWQPPAGDRPGFWSVTRYADVDRVLSDYEAFTSERGTLLNLLGRPDPAAGRQLAATDPPRHDRMRAPVQQALNARAVDRHMSAVDAAVDAVLEPVRASAGSVVDLVEVFRLLPLAAVGPLLGVPESDRARLAELAAMCAAEDDPDVRLPGGVAATLQRGHRELFAYFADLVRQRLRRPGGDLLSVLATMRFEGAPLPVGAVIANAYSLLLGAAVTLPCVPAAVLAQVAKTGAFRVWAERPDLLDSGVEEALRFATPGMHFVRHARRPVRLGNHYIESGQPVVAWLTAANRDPAVFDDPDGFHPDRRPNRHLAFGSGRHYCIGSHIARRTLRLLFGRLLAEVADLDLAGPAVRVHSAFLAGFKHVPVVVRLRGGLA; this is encoded by the coding sequence GTGACCGGTCTCGTCGACCTCGCCGATCCGGGCCTGTACGCCACGGGCGAGGCGCACACGGTGTTCCACGCCTTGCGAGACAGCGACCCGGTGCACTGGCAGCCCCCGGCGGGCGACCGGCCCGGGTTCTGGTCGGTGACCCGGTACGCCGACGTCGACCGGGTGCTCTCGGACTACGAGGCGTTCACCAGTGAGCGCGGTACGCTCCTCAATCTGCTCGGCCGTCCCGATCCGGCCGCCGGACGGCAGCTCGCCGCGACCGATCCGCCCCGGCACGACCGGATGCGCGCGCCGGTGCAGCAGGCGTTGAACGCCCGGGCCGTCGACCGCCATATGTCCGCTGTGGACGCCGCGGTGGACGCCGTCCTCGAACCGGTCCGGGCGTCGGCCGGGTCGGTTGTGGACCTGGTGGAGGTGTTCCGGCTGCTGCCGCTGGCCGCCGTCGGGCCGCTGCTGGGCGTACCGGAGTCGGATCGCGCGCGGCTGGCGGAGCTGGCAGCGATGTGCGCCGCCGAGGACGATCCCGACGTGCGGCTGCCGGGCGGGGTCGCCGCGACCCTCCAGCGCGGCCATCGGGAGCTGTTCGCGTACTTCGCCGACCTGGTCCGCCAGCGGCTCCGGCGGCCCGGCGGCGATCTGCTCAGCGTGCTGGCCACGATGCGGTTCGAGGGTGCTCCGCTGCCCGTCGGAGCCGTCATCGCCAACGCGTACAGCCTGCTCCTCGGCGCGGCGGTGACGCTGCCGTGCGTGCCGGCGGCCGTGCTGGCCCAGGTGGCGAAGACCGGCGCCTTCCGGGTCTGGGCCGAGCGGCCGGACCTGCTGGACAGCGGGGTCGAGGAGGCGTTGCGGTTCGCCACTCCCGGCATGCATTTCGTCCGGCACGCCCGGCGGCCGGTCCGGCTTGGAAACCATTACATCGAGTCCGGCCAGCCCGTCGTCGCATGGCTGACCGCGGCCAACCGCGATCCGGCGGTGTTCGACGACCCGGACGGGTTTCACCCGGACCGGCGGCCCAATCGGCACCTCGCCTTCGGCAGCGGTCGGCATTACTGCATCGGCTCCCACATCGCCCGCCGGACATTGCGCCTGCTCTTCGGCCGGCTCCTCGCCGAGGTGGCCGACCTCGACCTGGCAGGTCCCGCGGTCCGGGTCCACTCGGCGTTCCTCGCCGGATTCAAACACGTGCCGGTCGTGGTCCGGCTGCGCGGAGGTCTCGCATGA
- a CDS encoding helix-turn-helix domain-containing protein, with protein sequence MIEPGIDPSSATTAAEFVELLRRVRISSELSYRQIAQRARAHGVALPISTLATALNRDTMPRPEVVTAMLLACGCSREELARWLTVRRRIVLGPLSTADRPEPDRAEPNPPSPDEVKPDEAESRETLATPVAMDLQNRWRRLRARVPLWAILAVAIAVSAGGALWSADRTHHAATSPPVGSPPATGSPSPIIAAESIRVRPMTGAGCLSERSGTTGYLFIEPCEQAFPALSTEPADGGAFRIRTDHPEFGPGCMGVDPVATDDRPSDGYCPDVKHQLFTLIAAGGGMLVRNVELGQCLVVRPEAGSRAVIFADCSGDDPAQLFVIDRV encoded by the coding sequence ATGATCGAGCCCGGGATCGACCCCTCCTCCGCCACCACCGCCGCCGAGTTCGTGGAGCTGCTGCGGCGCGTCCGGATCAGCTCCGAGCTGAGCTACCGGCAGATCGCGCAGCGCGCCCGCGCACACGGCGTCGCCCTGCCGATCAGCACTCTCGCGACCGCGCTGAACCGGGATACGATGCCCCGGCCGGAGGTCGTCACGGCGATGCTGCTGGCCTGCGGCTGCAGCCGGGAAGAGCTGGCCCGGTGGCTGACCGTGCGCCGCCGGATCGTCCTCGGCCCGCTCTCCACTGCGGACAGACCGGAGCCGGACCGCGCCGAACCGAACCCACCATCGCCCGATGAAGTGAAGCCCGACGAGGCGGAGTCCCGGGAGACGCTCGCCACGCCGGTCGCGATGGACCTCCAGAACCGATGGCGGCGGCTGCGGGCTCGCGTACCCCTATGGGCGATCTTGGCGGTCGCCATCGCGGTCAGCGCGGGCGGCGCCTTGTGGTCCGCGGACCGCACGCACCATGCCGCGACCTCGCCGCCGGTCGGCTCGCCCCCGGCGACCGGCTCGCCCTCGCCGATCATCGCGGCGGAGTCCATCCGGGTACGCCCGATGACCGGCGCCGGATGCCTGAGCGAGCGCAGCGGAACCACCGGATACCTGTTCATCGAGCCGTGCGAGCAGGCGTTCCCGGCGCTGTCGACGGAGCCCGCCGACGGCGGCGCGTTCCGGATCCGCACCGATCACCCCGAGTTCGGGCCGGGGTGCATGGGCGTCGACCCGGTCGCGACCGACGACCGGCCGTCCGACGGCTACTGCCCCGACGTCAAGCATCAGCTCTTCACGCTGATCGCGGCGGGCGGCGGGATGCTGGTCCGCAATGTCGAACTCGGACAGTGCCTCGTGGTACGCCCGGAGGCCGGATCGCGCGCGGTGATCTTCGCGGACTGCTCGGGTGACGACCCCGCGCAGCTGTTCGTCATCGACCGAGTCTGA
- a CDS encoding AMP-binding protein gives MEPHLFGDAVAVRDRDGQLSYADLGDLSARVAAAVIRAGVAEGEPVLVHASLSRWAIAGMLGVLRAGACYVPIDAAFPADRQRQYAEASGAQVVLTEPGLPRLRPELTPIDLTTLPPGRAARHGRLAYTCYTSGSTGTPKPVTVSAAALAYSTAARLRYYRDRVGGFLLCSSISFDSSVAGIYWTLASGGAVLIPSPRPGDLVALGRTARAYRPTHLLLVPSLYAVALRGGLADDLRSLRTVVVAGEACPPSLVGEHFARLPGTRMFNEYGPTECTVWCTVHECTPEDAGQRSVPIGHPIPGTRVALLDGVLHVSSPGLAEPDTVTRTTVDGLPYYRTGDLVTQRADGALLYHGRGDDQLKLGGMRIERAEIEHALAGSPGIAYAAVGMAGGHLVGFLVTAEDAVDRRAVRHHLLAALPAAALPAQLIEVDEVPSLPNGKVDHGELDRRAAAALAALTGSTSLTYRVAG, from the coding sequence GTGGAGCCGCACCTGTTCGGCGACGCTGTGGCGGTCCGCGACCGGGACGGGCAGCTGTCCTATGCCGACCTCGGCGACCTCAGCGCCCGGGTCGCGGCAGCCGTGATCCGCGCGGGGGTGGCCGAGGGCGAGCCGGTGCTCGTGCACGCGAGCCTGTCACGGTGGGCGATCGCCGGCATGCTGGGGGTGCTGCGCGCCGGAGCCTGTTACGTGCCGATCGACGCCGCCTTCCCGGCAGACCGCCAACGCCAGTACGCCGAAGCGTCTGGAGCGCAGGTGGTGCTCACCGAACCTGGGCTGCCGCGGTTGCGGCCTGAGCTGACGCCCATCGACCTGACCACACTGCCACCCGGCCGGGCGGCCCGGCACGGGCGGCTCGCATACACCTGTTACACCAGCGGCTCCACCGGCACACCGAAACCGGTCACCGTGTCGGCGGCGGCGTTGGCGTACTCGACGGCCGCCCGGCTGCGGTACTACCGGGATCGGGTGGGCGGATTCCTGCTGTGCTCGTCGATCTCGTTCGACAGCTCGGTCGCCGGGATCTACTGGACGCTGGCCAGCGGCGGGGCCGTCCTCATCCCGAGCCCACGGCCCGGCGACCTGGTCGCGCTCGGCCGGACGGCCCGGGCGTACCGGCCGACGCATCTACTGCTCGTGCCGTCCCTGTACGCGGTCGCGCTGCGCGGCGGGCTCGCCGACGACCTGCGGAGTCTGCGTACCGTGGTCGTCGCGGGCGAAGCGTGCCCGCCCAGCCTGGTCGGCGAGCACTTCGCGCGGCTGCCCGGCACCCGCATGTTCAACGAGTACGGCCCGACCGAATGCACCGTGTGGTGCACCGTCCACGAGTGCACGCCCGAGGACGCCGGGCAGCGCTCGGTGCCGATCGGCCACCCCATCCCCGGTACGCGCGTCGCCCTCCTCGACGGCGTACTGCACGTGAGCAGTCCCGGCCTGGCCGAGCCGGACACCGTCACTCGGACCACAGTGGACGGCCTTCCGTACTACCGAACCGGCGACCTGGTGACCCAGCGTGCCGACGGGGCGCTGCTGTATCACGGACGCGGCGACGACCAGCTGAAACTCGGTGGGATGCGGATCGAGCGGGCCGAGATCGAACACGCGCTCGCCGGGTCGCCCGGGATCGCGTACGCCGCCGTGGGCATGGCCGGCGGCCACCTGGTCGGCTTCCTCGTCACCGCCGAAGACGCCGTCGACCGCCGGGCCGTACGGCACCATCTGCTGGCGGCGCTGCCCGCGGCCGCGCTGCCGGCGCAGTTGATCGAAGTCGACGAGGTCCCGTCGTTGCCCAACGGCAAAGTCGACCACGGCGAACTGGATCGGCGTGCCGCCGCCGCGCTGGCGGCGCTCACCGGTAGCACGTCGTTGACCTATCGGGTGGCCGGATAG